The stretch of DNA gagaaagaaaatgtattgtcTATGATCTCTCTTTCCCATCCCAAACCCTAGACAGAGAGAGGTTCTGTATTTGGGGGAAGCTCGATCACTTGTGTGCTATTGTTTCATCATACAAATCAATAGCAGTTCAATTGTGAATAGAACGGATGTGGAGAGGGACTAAGAAGTCACCTGGGCCAGCTGGTATAGATTTTAGCAAACCGATTTTTCTGGGTTTCCATGCAAAATCctaaaatagataatttttaaaaccttttgagTGCCTCTTCTCTGGCAGAGAGGGCAAAGCTGCTGGCATTTGATTTGTTGGATACTCTTCTCAGCTGAACTCTAATCTGCCCTGAAGGAGAACTACAGCCGTTATTTATAGTTCACCTGTGagagctaaataaatatttactaacaaAGAATGTTGATACATACTTCAGCTATAGATTTTCCTACGATTTTTCTGTCTATTTTCAATTGGCTGGGTAAAGTTTTTCTGAGCCTCCAGTCATGATGTTtggtcacagagagagaaagattaggTTCAGTTAGCAAATAGCTAAAGGTCCATGCTTGTTCAGAATATCCCCTTCTACTGGCATCAATAGGATAAAGtgaagattcctttttttttttaattgttgaccCTCAGTTCTTCCTGCTAAATTACCTCAACCAGCTAAtgcccccccatccctccctttgtcccatttatattgtttatattttttcccaGACAAGAATCGTGACACCTCTTACATGTAATTAGAACCATCTTTTCCAGACTTTCACAAAAATATCTCCTCCCTTTGAATACGCTTCTTCCAGAAAACATCTCCTGCATACCAGAACAGTCTTGTCACCCTGGGCAACTTCAGAGGTACCTGAACTGGCATTTCTTTAATTAGGGATTATATTTTCTAAAGCAGTCACAATATCCCTATTGTACACAATGCACTGTGATATTGACACTcctccctggggcaggaggggtCCACATATCTTTCCCTTGAGTATACGTGGCCTGTGACTATAGCAGAATTGACACTGTCTGCTTTCTGTGACTAGATCATAAAATCTAGTTTCTGTCTGGTTCTCTAGGAAGCTCACTCTTAGAACACAGCCGCCATGCTGTGATTGGATTCTAGGCTATGAAGAggccccatgtggaaagaaacCAAGTCCCTTCCCTACAGCATGACTGCGCAACCAGATGACAGTCAGGACTAACTTGTCAATCATGTGAATGTGCCATCTTGAATGAAACGTTCAGTCAAAAATAGAGCTGTCCCTGCTGTACTGCATGGAGTGCAGATGAGCCTTCCCAGCCAAACCCCCACCAAACTGCAGATCCATAGGCTAAATGAATGACTGTCATTGTTTTAGACTACTAAGTTTTCAGATAGACTATTAGGCAGCACTTACCCAAAATGAGTAAGGCGGTATAGTAACTGATATATTtgggcctctgtgtgtgtgtgtgtgtgtatgtgtgtgtgtgtgcgcgcgcgtgcatgcGCACGCACAGTACTGAGACTGCTGAAAGGGGGATATGTCACTTCTTAATCACTGAAGATAGCAGTTCTgaatatacctttttaaaatcagcctaatgatggggtgcctggatggctcagagggttaaagcctctgccttcagctcaagtcatgatcccaggatcccggaatgagccccgcatcaggttctctccttggtggggagcctccttcctcctctctctctctgcctacttgtgatctctctttgtcgaatagataaataaaatctttaaaatcagcCTAATGCTGATCCCACGCCCTGTCCCACTTAACTGAAGAAAACTTCCTATTCAGTCCCTCTGGagcctctcttcctctgtgccaTGATTTGAGAGCTGTGTTCAGTACCAAAGCTCTGCAAAAGCTGTAAGAGCATGAAACAAAATGTTGTTTCCGGGAATGGTacatttaattttacatatattggaATTCCGGTCTTCACTGAATTGTTTactcatttacttgacagacattTACTGAGAAGTTGTTATGTGCTTATTAGAGTTCTTGGCACCATGCTAAGCACTGAAGACAAAAGATGAATTAGACTCTTTCACAATTAGATGTTAAGAACATGTCCCATAGTCATGTAATAATTGGGTTCTGTATACAAAAATAACCTCTGTCTTACCACACAGATTCCCTTTAGGTATGGTGATTCTACTATCTCTGAGCCACGCTCACAATATTGAGGCTGAAAGTGCCAACATTTAAGGTTAGACTCCCTGGGTACCTCATACAGTCTTCCCTTTCGAGACCTCACGACCTCTTTCCACACAAAGTAGTACTGCAAAAAAGTGTCCCACCTACCTGAGGATAACAGATGTATAGTCGCATCCTGTGTGCCAGGTTCTAGTCTGAATTCCTTACACACGTTATTACGTCCCTTAATCCTCACTAAAGCCTTATGAAGCAGGTAAACTATTCCCATTTTTCATATGAGCAAATTGGAGCACAAAAGATATATAATTTGTTCGAGGTACATAGTTATTACATGCGAAAGTCAGGAATTGAACCCAGACACTGTCCACAGAGGTATTCTAAAATACTAGATTATACTGCTCTGCTGCCATAAGAACAGACAAGAATTTAGAAGTTCCCTTCAAATTTATTCTGTTCAACTTTCATGTTTAATTTTGACTAATGTGGAAAGTGGAACCGTAAGTCAGATCATGACTTTCTATATTCTTCATGATACAGAATACTATGAGTTTTCACATAAGGGTTTCCTGTAATTGTTCCTTCAATTTTacctattattttataaaaatatattatttgtaagcaagtggttaaaaagaaaaagaaatggcaatcATCTAGCCCAGATATATAGTGGAAGGCAGCTAACCAAACAGCATATTCTTAAATGTCATTACTGAATCTAGGCTGATGCCCTTGCACATCTTTATTCCTATACTTTCCCCTTTGGGAGTCTGCTAACTTGGGGAATGTTATCTCTTTAGAGAAGATCAAGAATGTGATCTCCCTCCCAACTATAAATCAAAAGGcagatataaaatacaaatatggaATTCAACTGGCCCCATCTTATTTCCCACTACTCCCCACATGTCTAAGCTACTCCATGTCTCCAACATATAACAATATtgccacatctgtatctttcttcATGATGTTCTCCATCAGAACATCTGCTTTCATGTCCTTCAATGCTGTCCACCATTTTCCTTCAGAGAGGACCCCCCCCCCGAAACACTACATGGCTAAACCCCACTTTTATCTGCTGTTCAGATAAaagtcctttcccttctctttactCTTTCCCTTGTGATTGTCTCTGCACCATCTCTGCCTTTATTCGGCACCTAACTTTCCAGCTCTGTCTTCTGTTCCTGACCCATCTCCTGAACTGCCTATCCTTGGGCACAAGGACTCAACCATAAGGGCTGCGGCATTTCTGCCAGCATTCTATTGGATCTGGTTACACTTGTGCTCTGGTTCCATCCAGCCTCCAGGAGTCCTTCCAGTAAAGTAATTTTAACCTGTTTGTCTATGGGACTGGATAAATCTAGACTGTGTTCTGCCTTCAAGGCCCACGTCAAAATGTACCTATTCTGAGAAGTCACCTCCTATATTCCGCCTTGCAATAATCTTCCCTTTCTATTAGTGCTTACTTAACACTGCCACTCTTAAGAGCTCGTTTGAATACTTTTGATAGTATTCAGTAGTCATTATGTGATTGCTTCACTTATTATCTCTGAGCAGGCTGTAAGTTATTTGACAGCATCAAGCAGTTCttctatgttttatatatgtttccTTTGTTTCACTTTGAGATAAAATAGCTTCAGTTTAGGTACAGATATTACATCCATGCTTATTGAATGGgacaaaataaaatccagatgACAAAACACTGGAACTTAATGACCCTAAGTCTTAGTGAAATATTCACAGGTAGGTAAGGGAAATGGTGAGGGGGTTATCAAGATACAGGGAAGGGTTAACCAAAGACAATCCCTCCAAAATTCTAATCCCTCTGGGAGGTGCTTCAGTCATCATTTCTTTAACAATCCTTGCCATAGTGATGTATTAGGATCTCTCCTATCATTCAAAAGGATTTGAGCAGGAAAAGTTAAGAAACACTACTCTGTTACAGTCATTGAATAAATTACCTTTATAATGAAGTTTTCTTAGAAAATGTTAATGACTTGTTTAAAAAGATGTTGCATTAAACCGTGGCAACTTAGGATCAGATGAATATCTGTTCTAGAAATCACGAATAAAGGCCCAACTAATATTGATTTTACAGGTTATAATAGTACAGAGATTTTGGCTTGCCAAGTTCTGGAGTAAAATTTTCTCTAGAGACACTCAAACTGggaataaacaaatattaaatttttgCTCCACATgatgccccccaaaataaattgAGTTCTCTTCAAAATAAAGATTGACACGAATAACTTACCCTTGTATAGCACTTAGGCAGTTGTCTTGTTTTGTCATCTAAGAATTCAACAGGCACCCCAATGTCAAAGTTCCCTACTACAAAAGAGCCACTGGGCTTTTTCAGCAAAGTAACCTCAAGAAATCCCCAAAACTATCTACGGAGTTTTAACATTCTCCTTTTTTAGGTGAGGAGAACAAAGATTAATGGGTTTCAACAAATAGCCAAATTACACAATAGCAAATGGCAAAACTTGGATTCCGTGTTtaagttttttaacttttaagtccAGGCTCAGAAAAATATCTAACTACTTTTATAATTACATAACACCTTGAATTACACACAGAAATTTGCTTCATAATTTTAACCTTAAAATGAAACCAAATTTTAAATCAGGATGAATGGTAGCTCTTGAAAAGAGATGATGGGAtgactgttttctatttcatctattattttttatgtataaattttaGCCACAGATTTTTATTGAGCATCACAGACCATGTAGCACTTTGGATACTAAATGCTCATTgaaatgtattcttttctttagTTGTACCATCTTTATAATTCTGCTTTCTTCCCTGTAAAGAGACAGATATTCAGGGGATATTTCTCATGGTAGTTAATAAAAATCCCAGTTACAGTTTCATCACTATGTATGAATGGATCTATTGTTCCGCTCACCAGAAGGGCTACCACTGTAATGATCTAGCACTGTGTATTTTCACAGGCATCCTAGAATCAAAATGGTAATTACAACTAGAAGAGAAGTCAAGTTCACattagaaatcatttaaaatagaatttcaaaattctgaactcatttaaaattatgtaactcgtgtaaaaattcttttaatctgTGTTGAGTTTTCCTCTTCATGTACACTATTAAAACAGCCTTTCTTGGGCCTCTCACCAACTGCAGAACTGACTCTAAACCagaaggtggggaaaaaaagggagggaaactGGGGTGCCCATCAAAGGCATCCTCTAGCACTGGGAACAAGCAGGGTGATAACAGTGTGTCCGAGATAGTTCAACACAATGGTTTCATGATGGGAGCAGGGCTGCGACTCTTTACAGCTGACGGAATCCAGCTCAGGAAAGCCCCAATCCAATCTTCCATGTACAACAGCGATCCTCGTGTCTtgagtttggggggggggaatgaaGAATGCTCCTTGACCACTCAGTGTAGTGATTTGAATCTaccagttttgttgttcttttattttgtccTGAAAGAAGCCTTGTCAAATCAGAATGAAAAGAATGTTTTGAAGCGtgagaaaattcaaatttttctatttaaaacctGGAGTTCATTAGCAGGAGAAGACTTACTTATTTCAGGGGTCAGTGGATTACCTAGAAGGGCCTGTGTCTCTGCTACCCAAATcccaaaccattcccctgaaaacAGTTTAGAAACATTCTTAAGTCTATTAGCTTTCTATGGGACTTAATTCGTCTTTGCTATGCTTTGTCTTGTGATCCTGTCAAGTCGAGGGTCCTGTTTTGATTACATGCTATTCCTTTTTCTCTTGATCACTTTTCAGTTAAGTAATTGTCTCAGTTTAATTAGTTGTAATGATTAAAACTTTGTTTATATTACACTGCAATTCTATTTTATCAATGACACCTAggctaagtattttattatttactgccCAATAGAGAAATTTTAcctggaagaaataaattttttatctaaactttttctttaattgagctatatttattatatatgtgttaaggctaaaatataaattttggcAAATAAGAGAAATTGCCCGTTGTTGACATTACAGGGTTAGACTGGATACAAAGAGATTTTATAACACTGTAATAAATACTGGGAGATGGAACGTAATGAGTACAGGTTTCAGAGACTAACAAACCTGGGTTTGGATTCTGTATCAGGACTTACCAGGACATTTCTGAACATAAATggtctcatttgtaaaatgaaaatattaatattaacccCATGCAGACAGCTTGAAGATTATAGAAGATCCGTATAAAGTACAATATTGAACCTAATGTTAgttattgtttgttttagctttgCCACTAACCAGTGAGGCTATCTTGAGATCAagcatcttcatttctttgtgtttctggtTCCTCCGATAAATAAGGACTAAatcatttctactttttctgTTAAAACTCAGTTAATAAATAAACTCTCTCTATTTATTCTCTGTAATTCTAAATTAACCAGAGTTTTCTTGTGTTAAAATTTCCCAGGTGAGTAAAGGCAGCATTGGTTGGAATTTGGATAGTAGTGTGGGAACaagatgacaaaaacaaaatgtcCACCAAGGAGTATTCCCATACAGAACAGTGGGACAAGAACCAGAGTAAAAACAATCACATTTAGAAGATACAACCACAGGTGAGTGACTAAGTAATCTGTTTAAAGAACTTGTGTTATAACACCCTAGCTGATGTAAcaaatgttctttgaaaaaaatcatggaaaggtTTAATCAGCCTGCCTAATCTCAGCTTACTCAACTTGTAGCAATGAGCATCCCACCACCTACCTAGCTGTGTGCGTTCCCATgagaaaaaaagggaacaaaatacattaaatatggtCCTCTTTATACTCATCAAGTAATTCTGTTTACAACACACCAACAGTATCTGTTTCTCTGACTTgcagggaaacatttttttttttttaaatgacccccAGGCTTTATCTCTCATCAACAGtggtaggttttatttttaatttgtttttactttgataCAGCTGTActatttttctgaatatattttgcaaaaacaactttatttaaaGATATCAACCATGTTTAATAATTCAAGTTATAAAGATAGCAACACAGAACGTGAAACCTGAGAACACATAAGTTCTTCTTTATAAATACAGTGGAGGAGACATGGACACCTTTTTCCCCTGTTTGTGAGGGAGGGGCCAAGACATATGAGCAACAGAGTTTCAGAACTAAGTTCTTATCCAGATCTTCCCTTATCTGAAATCTATACTCTAAATTTGGAATAAATAAACTTCTATGTGGAAATCAGCATTGTAGATGGGAGTGGGCATATGGCTAACCAGGCTGGAATGAAAGTTTTTCTATGATAGAACAACTCATCCTGAAACACCTTATGATAAGAAACAGTAACAAAGCATTAATGACAACGCTAATATCTACCCTCTTTTGAGCTTTTAGTAATAGGCTCCATGATGCAAGATTTTCTGTACATTATGCCTTGTGTGGCATAATGTTTCTTATATTACATTGAGAAGATATGTGCATAAATATAGTTTAGATCATTTGAAATTTCACGTAATAGCTTGAGCCCATTTGTAATGCTCAATTAGCTCTACTAAAATGCTATACTCTCTAAACAATCAATCACTCTTTAGACAACTAAAGGTGTCAAAGCCTGACTGACTTAAGAAAGCCCTCCCATTTTACTCCAAGCATGGAGTATGATATTTTACAAAATTCCTCATCCCAACTTGAAATCCACACCACATCACAAAACTTAATCCAGGGCAGTTTTCACAAATCACCCCCAAGGCAGGCTTAAGGATCTTTGCCACTGCTCCTGCAAATCATTCTATTCCCTTTCCAACTTCATTCTTCCAATAGTACAAAACCCTATTCTaggcaaaaaagaacaaaacaaacacattGGTTATCTTCTCCAATTCTAGTGTGGTAACCATCAGGGTTAGTCCTAAGGAAGGGAGACAATACAGTATAGAATTTCCTTTTAATGCAGATACTTtacacatttatttctatttgcaCCTTTATTATTCTTATATGAAGTGGGAAACTGGAACAAGTAGGAAATAACAACAGGTAATTAAAGCTACAGGGGAAACTCTCAAACTCTTCTTAAACCTACTCTCTCAAAGTAGGGCCTAAGATTAGTTTAAACTCTTAGTTTACATCCTGGGAAGAGGATTAACCTAGTGTGCTGGGAAAACAATGGGAGAAATGAAATAGTCTTGAACTTTTCTTAAGTACTTATTTTCTTTAGGGTTCTCCGAAGAACATAGGATTCTGTGAGAGTCTGGCTAAAGAATAACAAGGAAGGAGCCTATTAACTTATTTGACTAGGTTTAATACATATGGCTAGAGAACACCAGAGGCATATTCAAAAGGAAGAGCCAGGTAGCTTACCAacaagtgacaaaaagaaaaccaaaccatgGTTAGAGATAGAGGAGATGGTAGTGTTACCCTGTCCAAGAAAAGTAGCAACCACCACCCCCTGAGGCATAGCTGAATCTGTTAGAAAGTGGCAGAAGTTCTACAAAGTACTGAGGATGAAGAATTCAAAAGGAATCTCTAGCCAAAGGTAAAAGATAATGAGAGGAGCTGGACATGACACATCTCCACTTAGCGgccaatatctggagacattacTCAAAATGATGGCAAGGGATGGCTTCCATCCTCAGAGAAGGCAGTGAGACTTGAGATAACTGAAGACACGAGTGACATCTGCATGAATTTTGGGAACCACTGCTCCAGAGTGAATGCTACTTCAGCCTAACAGGAGGAAGTAGGAAGTAATCCCACTACTGGGGTTAAGTGTTAAAAATTGCAGTTACTTTGCTTTTACCACATCCTTAGGCTTAAGGATCTCAGCATAAAAGCAGCTCTCTTTTTGATAAACAAGAACTCAACCAACAGGAACAACGATATggagaaaactacaaaactaaaCACAGGGAGAACCCATAGCCGTACCAACATGCTACAGGCCCTCATGAGGCTGCACTCTGTTTTTGCCCAGATCCCTCAGCAGGCTAGGTCTCAGAGACTTGGCATCACCTCCTGCCTCAATCAGCTCAGTACCCTGCCTTCCAGGGCGCTTCCGCTTCCTAGACCTCGAGAAGGTCCGGCAGACACAGCTTAAGAAGCGACCAAAGCAGAGTGGCGGTGATGCCAAGGATGTAACTGCAGGGGAAGAGGGCCCAGGCTCCGAGGATGCTGGTTGCTCACAGGGCTGGATTGGACACTCCTGATGCGTCACACAGGCACCCTCATCCTGCTGACTCTGTAATGGGTTCtgcaaggagaagaaagaagtcaAAGCCCTCAAcaccaacacacatacacaaaaaaggcATCACCCTCTGAGCCAGTTCATGCTTTATCTGGGCCTAAGGATCTCAGTTTGTTCTTCAAGCTCTttacccccacctcctcccactgcaGGGGAAGAGTTGCCAttatttttcctaagaaaatgTGGCAAGCCCAGACTTTGGACACCCCATGCCTTATCCTTACTTCACTGGGAAGGTCAGGATCATCTTCGTGAGCACTGAGTACAGTCGGCTTTGTATCTACCACTTCATCTTCTTCACTTTGTGGTGGTACCAAAGGTGTTGGAAGGATTGGGGGGCATAGGGTTTccactttctccttcctcttgttctttctcattctctttgtcCTTACCGCCTTCCTAAGACGTCTATGCTTTTTTGGAAGTGGATCTAACTTTCTCCTCTGGACTGGAGGCATGACAGGCTCTTGTAAAATGTCACCCATTTGACTCTCAGATGTCCCCTCCAATGGCTCTGATGATGACTCTAAATTTCTCTTCAGAGGATCATTCTCCCACAGGTGGAAGCTCTCCTCTGTACCTTGAGTATCTGGTGATATGTTCAAGTCATCAGTGACATGTTTGGGGATGGAGATTGGAGATTCCCAACCTCTttcattgagggttttttttttacccacTAGGCTGACCCCAGCCACTTTTGCACAAACAAAAAGCTCACCACAAAAGGATCAAGAGTAGAATGCAAATGGAAGCAGTTAGTACCCTGACTCTTTCCAATAATTTATCTTCAGCTATCATAGACACAACACTATACTGATCTCAGATTTCCCCTCTAGACTTAAAAAGGAATTCAATGGCCTTCAGAGATAGTCTTCAGTTTGTTCTTCTTGGCCTGGGAGATCACAGATTTcctaaaaggagagagaaaatcattgaagtaatttctccatggatagtGGAGTTCCTCCTGCTCACAGGAAATGTACAGTTTAGTAAGACTCTGTAAAATGTAGCAtgaatttctcagcagaaacaatATTTAGCAACTTAAcaaaatttccaaagaaatattttttaaagtaagaaaactCTCCATGTATACCAGAATCACCAGGGGGTGCTCTTTGAAAAATCAGATTCCTGGGATATGCCCCAGACCTACAATCAGAACCTCTAAACTAAAGTTGGGTGGCAGGAATTTTTTCccagtatttgtattttttcccagTATTCTATTTTTTCCCAGTAACCTACACTCTAAAATCTGCACTCTAAAACCTGAGAACTACTGCTCTAGAAGGACACTAAATTCAATATTCTACGGGGCCGTGGGGATAACTATTCATAAAAACATGCCACTTTCTCCTATGGGTTTTCCCTCATCATCTCAGCCCATAATGATCTCTCTCCTCTGAAGTCATTTAGTTATCAACACTCACTTTGGTATGTTATCCTTTATTACCTTCTATTATAATTTAACTTCAAAGCCTTGTTATTCTATCTTCTAACCAGAGTATAAGCTTCTCAAGGGCAGAGCCTCTTAGAGTGGTTAGTTTTCTACAGGGGCTTACCAGTATTATTAGTACTTCATAAATTGaagaagtaaatataaatatgtataaatatatatccaaGTGTATAATGCTTGATATGAGGCTGCTCTGTATTAAGAGTTAtagaggtggctcagtgggctgggccgctgccttcggctcaggtcatgatccaagggtcctgggatcgagtcccgcatcgggctccttgctcagcggggagcctgcttctctctctgcctctgcctgcctctctgcctgcttgtgtgtactcgcttgctctctctctctctggcaaataaataaaaaatcttaaaaaaaaaaaaaaaaagagttatagaGCAACAGAATGTTAAAAAGGACATAGGCCCTGGGGACAACCTAATCTGATTCCCCAAGTTCACAGACGGGGAAGCTAAGGCTCCAGTAAGATAATGGCCTGCCTAAAGCTGGGGTTGacaaatttttctgtaaagggccagatagtaaatattttaggctctgtggCCATATGGTCCTGTCACAGATAGTCCTCTCTGCACTGTGgccaaaagaataaatgaacaaatacttgtggctctgttccaataaaactttatttacaaaaaacagGTGGTAGGTCAGATTTGGCAGCAGGCTATTGTATGCCAACCCTGGCCTAAAGCCATTCAACTAGTTGGCAGGTTAGCTTGGATTAGAAATCAAGTCACCTGATTCCCAGCAAGTGTTCTTTCTACAAAGGAATAGACTActggagaatgagaaagagcttTTTTAGTTAAAAGGGGGCCTTTAAGGAGGAAGAAATCAAAATATGTCTGGGCGTGGTGTACTTCTCAGATGGTTTCTGATGACCATTAGTCATTTATACAAACAACTAGTAGCTGAATTCTGAAACTGGCCAATTTTCAAACAGACCCACAACTGGGAAGAGGGTGGAGTAGACTGAATATTTTCTATCACACCTGCCTAGGAAAGCATACTATTTGGTCCCTTTTTAACTGAGAAAAAATCCTACAGATAGGTAATGGAAAATACTTTCCTCATTCATTTCTGGAAATTATTGTGGCCTTGTGAGTAAGTTATGCAGTATACAACCCAGTGACCAAAAGTTTCATGTAATTACCAGAGAAACATGGGGCCAGAGATAGGATAGGCTATCTAAGAAGCAAAAACCTTATTTCCTAACCCAAGATGCTCTTTAATAATGAGAGTGACCCTACTATTAAAGAGAAGTACCCAAAGTCTTGAGGTTATTTTATATTCTGGGCTTTCTGAGAACTCTGAGGTCCATCCAGAACtctctgttctatttttatttccatcccTAATGTGTTCTTCATGTCATTACTCTTCCTTCACAAAGTAGATGATTATCAAATATTTGCTGACTCATGGATTAATAGAtggatgagtaaataaatgaatgaattaaccaAATGCTGTTAGAAGGTTCCTTGGTTTTGTGGTTGTAAAAATAAACCAGAGTTAGTACATTCTGCAAGAGGAagtctaatatttttttaagttacccCTCAGTGAAGCTAGTAGTGTCTTCACACAGTAAATGTCAATAAAAGTTTCATGAATGAATTTAAACATTTGATGTAAGCTATTTAAATCACATGTCAAGTACAAAGTTATACTgcttgtcacacacacacacacacactcacacacacacacacacactcacaaaaggTATCTAagttcagcattatttacaaataacAGGTGGTAGGTCAGATTTGTAATTAGCTTCAGTTCCACACTGTGAGGAGAATTTCGGAAAATCTTTGAGAGAAGAAAGATCCATGGGATAAATGAGAGAATGCAGGCTCAGGTTTAATCTGCAGCCTCTAGCAAAAACAACTGTGTGGCAGCAACTACAGAAGCAGCAGccctaggtgcccccaaag from Neovison vison isolate M4711 chromosome 6, ASM_NN_V1, whole genome shotgun sequence encodes:
- the LOC122910413 gene encoding uncharacterized protein LOC122910413, whose translation is MGDILQEPVMPPVQRRKLDPLPKKHRRLRKAVRTKRMRKNKRKEKVETLCPPILPTPLVPPQSEEDEVVDTKPTVLSAHEDDPDLPSENPLQSQQDEGACVTHQECPIQPCEQPASSEPGPSSPAVTSLASPPLCFGRFLSCVCRTFSRSRKRKRPGRQGTELIEAGGDAKSLRPSLLRDLGKNRVQPHEGL